A stretch of DNA from Methanogenium sp. S4BF:
CTTGAGGCGGGATGTGGTGTCGGTGCGCAGACAGTGTTCCTCGCCCACCGGTTTTTCGGAGGCAGAGATTCTCTCGGTGGATATTTCAGAGACCTATCTTGCGCAGGCCGAGGAGCGCGTGCGGGCCTGCGGCTACACGAATGTCACCTTCCGCCACGCCGATCTTGCAGCAACCGACCTGCCGCCGGAGAGTGCGGACCATATCTTTGTCTGTTTTGTGCTCGAGCATATCCCCGAACCGTAGGCGGCGCTGAAAAACCTTTATCGTGCCCTGCGGCCGGGCGGGTCGGTGACGGTCATCGAGGGGGATCACGGGTCTGTTATCTTCCATCCCGAAAGCCCGGCCGCCCGGCATGTGGTGGACTGCCTGATCGAACTCCAGCACCAGAGCGGAGGTGACGGAAATATCGGGCGGCGCCTCTACCCCATGCTCACGGATGCCGGGTTTTCCCGCGTCACCGTGACACCCGCACCCGTATCCGTGGATGCGGGCCACCCCGAACTGGTGGAAGGGTTCACGGAAAAAATATTCATCGCAATGGTGGAGGCCTCCCGTGAGGCGGCGTTCCGGGCCGGCCTTTCAGATCCTGTTCGCTGGAAAGCGGGGATCGCCGCACTCCGGCGTACAAAGGAGCCGGACGGCACGTTGTATTATTCCTTCTTTAA
This window harbors:
- a CDS encoding class I SAM-dependent methyltransferase, producing MRRQCSSPTGFSEAEILSVDISETYLAQAEERVRACGYTNVTFRHADLAATDLPPESADHIFVCFVLEHIPEP